A single window of Coffea eugenioides isolate CCC68of chromosome 7, Ceug_1.0, whole genome shotgun sequence DNA harbors:
- the LOC113777009 gene encoding pentatricopeptide repeat-containing protein At1g63330-like, with the protein MAMRRRASSAIILSIAQSQEAAASVGTTATARCTTIASFLSAFPNPKPQLAFYSAISGKVESSSGKALKFQPGLRNDINNVDSLHDALSLYRHMVRMRPLPCVIQFNQLLNRIVKMKNHYVSAISLFRDMCVKGIPADEATLSVVINCYCLLGRVDLGFTVLAAFMKRGLVPNVVTFSTLLKGLFREYRVPQGQELFKKIIFEKLCEPNEVMFLIVIDGLCKVGNIQTAIEFLRVMEKRRRCKPTVYVYSTIIDSLCKDKMVDEALALLQEMIEKGIPPNVVTYSCLIQGLCNLSRWRDVDKLFSEMKVYKIVPNVITFSIVVDALCKEGCIEDAEEVVRIMIQQGQNPDLVTYTSLMNGYFLQSRIDDARRVFDTMVASGFTPNLHSYGILINAYFKTKKLEAAMKLFREIPHKGLTPDIVIYNTVLHGLFSSGRYLSAREIFNEMQASGMKPDFPTYCVVLDGLCKTGHIDEALQLFHEMETDGTNLHIIMYNIIIDGLCKSRRLDSARDLFNNLSLKGLDPNVTIYNTMISGLLSEGLLIESKELIGKMEEKGCLANSVTYNVILQGLLKGGHYDDAVVYYEEMVHRGFLLDASTFSLLLDLSAENQNNPSVLMLMLKIDPDSKKFIDGERRGPSH; encoded by the coding sequence ATGGCGATGCGGAGAAGAGCTTCTTCTGCCATAATTCTTTCCATTGCTCAGTCTCAGGAAGCAGCGGCTTCAGTAGGTACTACTGCTACTGCTAGGTGTACTACTATTGCTTCATTTCTCTCTGCATTCCCAAACCCTAAACCCCAATTAGCTTTTTATTCTGCTATTAGTGGCAAAGTTGAGAGTTCTTCTGGAAAAGCTCTGAAATTTCAACCGGGATTGAGGAATGATATTAATAATGTCGACAGTCTTCATGATGCTCTGAGCTTGTACCGGCATATGGTCCGGATGAGGCCTCTGCCTTGTGTTATTCAGTTCAATCAATTGCTGAACCGTATTGTTAAGATGAAGAATCATTATGTATCTGCTATTTCCCTTTTTAGAGATATGTGTGTCAAGGGCATTCCTGCTGATGAGGCCACCCTCAGTGTTGTGATTAATTGTTACTGCCTCCTGGGTCGAGTGGATTTGGGGTTTACTGTGTTGGCTGCTTTCATGAAGCGTGGTCTTGTCCCTAATGTGGTCACCTTTAGTACTCTACTCAAAGGACTCTTTCGAGAATATAGGGTCCCCCAGGGACAAGAATTGTTTAAGAAGATAATATTCGAAAAACTTTGCGAGCCCAATGAAGTTATGTTTCTGATTGTGATAGATGGGCTTTGTAAGGTGGGGAACATTCAAACGGCCATTGAATTCCTAAGAGTcatggaaaaaagaagaagatgtaAGCCCACCGTTTATGTGTACAGTACAATCATTGACAGCTTGTGCAAGGATAAAATGGTTGATGAAGCTCTTGCCCTCTTACAGGAGATGATTGAAAAGGGCATTCCCCCGAATGTTGTCACTTACAGTTGTTTGATTCAAGGTCTGTGCAACTTAAGCAGATGGAGGGACGTTGACAAGCTGTTTTCTGAGATGAAGGTTTATAAAATTGTTCCGAATGTTATTACTTTTAGTATAGTGGTGGATGCACTATGTAAGGAAGGGTGTATAGAAGATGCTGAAGAGGTAGTCCGGATCATGATCCAGCAAGGTCAAAATCCCGACCTGGTCACATACACTTCCTTAATGAATGGGTACTTTTTACAGAGCCGAATAGATGACGCAAGGAGAGTTTTCGATACCATGGTTGCTAGCGGCTTTACACCCAATCTCCATAGCTATGGTATTCTAATAAATGCCTATTTCAAGACCAAGAAATTGGAAGCAGCCATGAAGCTCTTTCGAGAGATTCCACATAAAGGTTTAACACCTGATATTGTTATTTATAACACTGTGTTGCACGGGTTATTTAGTTCAGGAAGGTATCTTAGTGCACGAGAAATTTTCAATGAGATGCAAGCTTCTGGCATGAAGCCTGATTTTCCCACTTACTGTGTGGTACTGGATGGATTATGCAAGACTGGACATATCGATGAAGCATTGCAGTTATTCCATGAAATGGAAACTGATGGAACAAATCTTCACATAATAATGTACAATATCATCATTGATGGGTTGTGCAAAAGCAGGAGGCTCGATAGTGCTCGAGATCTTTTCAACAATCTCTCCCTTAAAGGATTGGACCCTAACGTCACAATATACAACACCATGATTTCTGGCCTGCTTTCAGAAGGTCTGCTCATCGAATCTAAAGAGCTCATTGGAAAAATGGAAGAGAAGGGTTGCTTGGCAAATAGTGTTACATACAATGTCATTCTGCAAGGACTCCTTAAGGGAGGTCATTATGATGATGCAGTGGTCTATTATGAAGAAATGGTTCACAGAGGATTCTTGCTGGATGCATCTACGTTTTCCCTTTTACTTGATTTATCTGCTGAGAATCAGAACAATCCTTCTGTGCTAATGTTGATGCTGAAGATTGATCCCGATAGCAAGAAGTTCATAGATGGGGAACGAAGAGGACCTTCACATTAG
- the LOC113777008 gene encoding pentatricopeptide repeat-containing protein At1g62670, mitochondrial-like, producing the protein MGNTQMAIEFLQLMEKGKRCEPNINLYNTIIDSLCKDKMVDEALGLLQEMIERDIPPNVVTYNCLIQGLCNLSIWKEVKRLFSDMKDYKIVPDVFTFSIVVDALCKEGHIEDAEKVVWIMIQQGQNPNLVTYNSLMDRYCLQRQIDEARRVFDTMVASGLTPDAHSYGI; encoded by the coding sequence ATGGGCAACACTCAAATGGCCATTGAATTCCTACAACtcatggaaaaaggaaaaagatgtGAGCcgaatattaatttatacaatACCATCATTGATAGCTTGTGCAAGGATAAAATggttgatgaagctcttggcctcTTACAGGAGATGATTGAAAGAGACATTCCCCCGAATGTTGTGACTTACAATTGTTTGATTCAGGGTCTGTGTAACTTAAGCATATGGAAGGAGGTTAAAAGGCTCTTCTCTGATATGAAGGATTATAAAATTGTTCCAGACGTTTTTACTTTCAGTATTGTGGTGGACGCACTATGTAAGGAAGGGCATATAGAAGATGCTGAAAAGGTAGTCTGGATCATGATCCAACAAGGTCAAAATCCCAACCTGGTCACATATAATTCCTTAATGGATAGGTACTGTTTACAGAGGCAAATAGATGAAGCAAGGAGAGTTTTCGATACCATGGTTGCTAGCGGCCTTACTCCAGATGCTCATAGCTATGGTATTTGA
- the LOC113777006 gene encoding pentatricopeptide repeat-containing protein At1g63330-like — MNLFREIQHKGLTLDTVVYITVLQGFFSVGRYPSAREVFDELQASGIKLDFHTYCAMLDELCKTRHVGKALQLFHSMEANGIDHHIGMYNIIVDGLCKSGRLDGARNLFGNLYMKGFDRNVTTYTTMVASLLSEGLLTEAKEFFEKMEENGCRTDSVTYNVILQELLKGGHYDDAIVYHKEMFTEIDLDSKKFMDGG, encoded by the exons ATGAATCTCTTTCGAGAGATTCAGCATAAAGGTTTAACACTTGATACTGTTGTTTATATCACTGTTTTGCAGGGGTTTTTTAGTGTAGGAAGGTATCCTAGTGCAAGAGAAGTTTTTGATGAGTTGCAAGCTTCTGGCATAAAGCTTGATTTTCACACTTACTGCGCGATGTTGGATGAGTTATGCAAGACTAGACATGTCGGTAAAGCATTGCAGTTATTTCATTCAATGGAAGCTAACGGAATAGATCATCATATTGGCATGTACAATATCATCGTCGATGGCTTGTGCAAAAGTGGGAGGCTAGATGGTGCTCGCAATCTTTTTGGCAATCTTTATATGAAAGGATTTGATCGTAATGTCACAACATACACCACAATGGTTGCTAGCTTGCTTTCAGAAGGCTTGCTCACCGAAGCTAAAGagttttttgagaaaatggaagaaaatggttGCCGGACAGATAGTGTTACATACAATGTTATTCTGCAAGAACTCCTTAAAGGAGGCCATTATGATGATGCAATAGTCTATCATAAAGAAATGTTCACAGAG ATTGATCTCGATAGTAAGAAGTTTATGGACGGGGGATAA